One Erythrobacter aureus DNA segment encodes these proteins:
- a CDS encoding crotonase/enoyl-CoA hydratase family protein: MSEEVLTSEEDGILVVTINRPEAKNAMTKAAAEGIAAAMDRLDSDDSLRVGILTGAGGTFCSGMDLKGFLRGESPSIEGRGFGGIVQKPPEKPLIAAVEGYALAGGLELMIACDLVVANAGAKFGIPEVKRGLVAAAGGVMMLPDQIPERIAMELALTGDFIDAARAYELGLINRVTESGALAGAKELAASIVANGPLAVRVSKQVIKQSRGWPMEERYTRQTQLIAPVFISEDAREGAAAFAEKRKPNWKGK, encoded by the coding sequence ATGTCCGAGGAAGTCCTGACGAGCGAAGAGGACGGCATTCTCGTCGTCACGATCAACCGGCCCGAAGCCAAGAACGCGATGACCAAGGCTGCCGCCGAGGGGATTGCCGCGGCGATGGACCGGCTCGACAGCGACGACAGCCTGCGCGTCGGCATTCTGACGGGCGCGGGCGGGACCTTCTGCTCGGGCATGGACCTGAAAGGCTTCCTGCGCGGCGAATCGCCGAGCATCGAAGGTCGCGGCTTTGGCGGTATCGTGCAGAAGCCGCCCGAAAAGCCGTTGATCGCGGCGGTGGAAGGCTATGCACTGGCTGGCGGTCTGGAACTCATGATCGCCTGCGATCTCGTGGTCGCCAATGCGGGCGCGAAATTCGGCATTCCGGAAGTGAAGCGTGGCCTTGTGGCAGCTGCGGGCGGCGTGATGATGCTGCCCGACCAGATCCCCGAGAGGATCGCGATGGAGCTGGCGCTGACCGGCGATTTCATCGACGCAGCCCGTGCCTATGAGCTCGGCCTGATCAACCGCGTGACCGAGAGCGGCGCGCTGGCGGGCGCGAAAGAACTTGCCGCCAGCATTGTCGCCAACGGCCCGCTGGCGGTTCGCGTCTCGAAGCAGGTCATCAAGCAATCGCGCGGCTGGCCGATGGAAGAGCGCTATACCCGCCAGACGCAGCTGATCGCGCCGGTCTTTATATCGGAAGACGCCCGCGAAGGCGCTGCCGCCTTCGCCGAAAAGCGCAAGCCGAATTGGAAGGGCAAGTAA
- a CDS encoding acetyl-CoA C-acetyltransferase, which produces MAEAYIIDAVRTPRGIGKQGKGALAHMHPQHLAATCLKAIKDRNDLDTATVDDVIWSVSTQDGMQAGDLGRMAALDAGYDITSSGTTLDRFCGGGITSVALAAAQVMSGMEDCVVAGGTEMMSLTAQMSKDKMAAGLKPPMMGSYNQRLMRTHPQSHQGVCGDAIATIEGFTREELDEVGFRSQQRAAKAIEEGRFDKSVVPVKDDDGNVVLDKEEYPRPGTTMETLGQLEPAFAKIANVPLDKNGTTFAGLVNAKYPDVEIQHFHHAGNSSGVVDGAAAVLVASKDYAQKHGLKPRARIVATANMGDDPTLMLNAPVPAAKKVLEKAGLTKDDIDLYEINEAFAVVAAKFVRDLDLDWDKVNVNGGSIALGHPIGATGSILIGTMVDELERQDKRYGLVTMCAAGGMAPAIIIERVTDFVD; this is translated from the coding sequence ATGGCCGAAGCCTATATCATCGATGCTGTCCGCACCCCGCGCGGGATTGGCAAGCAGGGCAAAGGCGCGCTTGCGCATATGCATCCGCAGCATCTGGCCGCGACCTGCCTTAAGGCGATCAAGGACCGCAACGATCTCGATACGGCGACGGTCGACGACGTGATCTGGTCGGTCAGCACGCAGGACGGCATGCAGGCGGGCGATCTTGGCCGGATGGCCGCGCTCGACGCAGGCTACGACATCACCTCATCGGGCACCACGCTCGATCGTTTCTGCGGCGGCGGCATCACCAGCGTCGCGCTGGCTGCCGCGCAGGTGATGAGCGGGATGGAAGACTGTGTGGTCGCGGGCGGCACCGAGATGATGAGCCTCACCGCGCAGATGTCGAAGGACAAGATGGCCGCTGGGCTCAAGCCGCCAATGATGGGCAGCTATAACCAGCGCCTTATGCGCACTCATCCGCAGAGCCACCAGGGCGTGTGCGGCGACGCCATCGCGACAATCGAGGGCTTTACGCGCGAGGAGCTGGATGAAGTCGGCTTCCGCAGCCAGCAGCGCGCCGCCAAGGCGATCGAGGAAGGCCGCTTCGACAAATCGGTCGTCCCGGTGAAGGACGACGATGGCAATGTCGTGCTCGACAAGGAAGAATATCCGCGTCCCGGCACGACCATGGAAACGCTTGGCCAGCTCGAACCGGCCTTTGCCAAGATTGCCAATGTCCCGCTCGACAAGAACGGCACCACCTTTGCCGGGCTGGTCAACGCCAAATATCCCGACGTCGAGATCCAGCACTTCCACCACGCGGGCAACAGTTCGGGCGTCGTCGATGGCGCGGCTGCGGTGCTGGTCGCCAGCAAGGATTATGCGCAAAAACACGGTCTCAAGCCACGCGCGCGCATCGTGGCCACGGCGAACATGGGCGATGATCCCACGCTGATGCTTAACGCTCCCGTCCCGGCGGCCAAGAAGGTGCTGGAGAAGGCCGGCCTCACCAAGGACGACATTGATCTTTACGAAATCAACGAGGCGTTCGCGGTCGTCGCCGCCAAATTCGTGCGCGATCTCGATCTTGACTGGGACAAGGTCAATGTGAATGGCGGCTCGATCGCATTGGGCCACCCGATCGGTGCCACGGGCTCGATCCTCATCGGCACGATGGTCGACGAGCTGGAACGCCAGGACAAGCGCTATGGCCTCGTAACCATGTGCGCAGCGGGCGGCATGGCCCCCGCGATCATCATCGAGCGCGTGACCGATTTCGTCGACTGA
- the obgE gene encoding GTPase ObgE: protein MHFLDQAKIYLKSGAGGPGAVSFRREKYIEYGGPDGGNGGKGGDIVFEAVQGLNTLIDFRYAQHFKAKRGGHGQGKDRTGAGASDLVIEVPVGTQILSEDKEEVLADFTEVGQRVVFLEGGMGGRGNASYKSSTNRAPRQHQPGEPGEEMWVWLRLKLLADVGLLGLPNAGKSTFINQVSNAKAKVGHYAFTTLVPKLGVVTHKGREFVLADIPGLIQGAAEGAGIGDRFLGHIERCRVLIHLIDISGDDPAEAYKTVNAELEAYGGGLADKPQIVALNKLDLADEELGNAFAEELLAAGAEKVFPISGATGAGISDLLDGVLAYLPDRTSTETHAEEVEDESDSPDWSPI from the coding sequence ATGCATTTCCTCGATCAAGCAAAAATCTACCTGAAGTCCGGCGCGGGCGGACCCGGTGCCGTCAGTTTCCGGCGCGAAAAATACATCGAATATGGCGGCCCCGATGGCGGCAATGGCGGCAAGGGCGGCGATATCGTGTTCGAGGCCGTGCAGGGACTTAATACACTGATCGACTTCCGTTACGCGCAGCACTTCAAGGCCAAGCGTGGTGGACACGGCCAAGGCAAGGATCGCACAGGCGCAGGCGCATCCGACCTCGTGATCGAAGTGCCCGTGGGCACACAGATCCTGTCCGAGGACAAGGAAGAAGTGCTCGCCGATTTCACCGAAGTCGGTCAGCGCGTGGTCTTCCTCGAAGGCGGCATGGGCGGGCGCGGGAACGCCAGCTACAAGTCTTCCACCAACCGCGCGCCGCGTCAGCACCAGCCGGGCGAACCGGGCGAGGAGATGTGGGTGTGGCTGCGTCTCAAGCTGCTGGCCGACGTCGGCCTGCTGGGCCTACCCAATGCGGGCAAGAGCACCTTCATCAACCAGGTCTCGAACGCCAAGGCCAAGGTGGGGCATTATGCCTTCACCACGCTGGTCCCCAAGCTGGGCGTGGTGACGCACAAGGGGCGCGAATTCGTGCTCGCCGACATTCCCGGCCTGATCCAAGGCGCCGCCGAGGGCGCCGGCATCGGCGACCGTTTCCTCGGTCATATCGAGCGGTGCCGCGTGCTGATCCATCTGATCGACATTTCGGGCGACGATCCGGCGGAAGCCTACAAAACCGTCAATGCCGAGCTCGAGGCTTACGGCGGCGGTCTGGCCGACAAGCCGCAGATCGTCGCGCTCAACAAGCTCGACCTCGCCGACGAGGAACTGGGCAATGCGTTTGCCGAGGAACTGCTGGCAGCAGGCGCGGAAAAGGTCTTTCCCATCTCGGGTGCGACGGGCGCCGGGATTTCCGATCTGTTGGACGGTGTGCTGGCCTATCTGCCCGACCGCACTTCGACCGAAACCCATGCCGAGGAAGTCGAGGATGAGAGCGACTCGCCCGACTGGTCGCCGATCTGA
- the proB gene encoding glutamate 5-kinase — translation MTMKVLSSLPDLRQTRRLVIKVGSALLVEGKEARTDWLATLATEIADLRQNSEVIVVSSGAIALGAAKLGLAKGGRGSLADAQAAASVGQVALARLWSDALGTHGITAAQILVTLGDLEDRRRYLNASATLARLLEAGAVPVVNENDSVATEEIRFGDNDRLAARVAQAAGADAVMLLSDVDGLYDRDPRESGAKLVERVDGVTPEIIAMASSASSSGLGSGGMLAKLQAARIAERAGITLAIVNGTHPSPISRALDSGTGTLFPAQADASARKAWLGGRLAPSGVITVDLGCMAALENGASVLAAGITGVEGAFARGDLVAIHGPNGERLGQGLVEYTSAECSAILGLREEHQSAKLGYAPRAAVIHRDHMVHA, via the coding sequence ATGACAATGAAAGTTTTGAGCTCCCTCCCCGACCTGCGCCAGACACGCCGCCTCGTAATCAAGGTGGGCTCGGCGCTGCTGGTGGAGGGCAAAGAGGCGCGCACCGATTGGCTGGCGACGCTGGCGACAGAAATTGCAGACCTGAGGCAGAATTCCGAGGTAATCGTCGTCTCCTCCGGGGCAATCGCGCTGGGTGCGGCCAAGCTGGGGCTTGCCAAGGGCGGTCGCGGCAGTCTCGCCGATGCCCAGGCCGCGGCATCGGTCGGTCAGGTCGCACTGGCCCGGCTGTGGTCCGATGCACTTGGAACCCATGGCATTACCGCAGCGCAGATACTGGTGACACTGGGCGATCTGGAAGACCGGCGTCGCTACCTCAATGCCTCTGCCACCCTTGCCCGCCTGCTCGAAGCCGGTGCGGTCCCGGTGGTGAACGAGAACGATAGCGTCGCGACCGAAGAAATTCGCTTTGGCGATAACGACCGGCTTGCTGCGCGTGTGGCTCAGGCTGCGGGCGCCGACGCGGTGATGCTGCTGTCCGATGTCGATGGATTGTACGATCGCGACCCGCGCGAGTCGGGTGCAAAACTCGTCGAGCGCGTAGACGGCGTCACGCCCGAAATCATCGCCATGGCAAGTAGCGCGTCGTCCTCGGGTCTCGGTTCGGGCGGAATGCTCGCAAAACTGCAAGCCGCGCGCATTGCGGAACGGGCGGGCATCACACTCGCCATCGTGAACGGCACCCACCCGTCGCCCATTTCCCGCGCGCTCGACAGCGGCACCGGCACCCTGTTCCCCGCGCAAGCCGATGCCAGCGCACGCAAGGCGTGGCTCGGCGGACGGCTCGCACCCTCCGGCGTGATAACGGTCGACCTGGGGTGTATGGCCGCACTCGAAAACGGCGCGAGCGTGCTTGCCGCGGGCATCACCGGGGTCGAAGGCGCGTTCGCGCGTGGCGATCTCGTCGCAATCCATGGCCCAAATGGCGAGCGGCTCGGCCAGGGGCTGGTCGAATATACCTCGGCCGAATGCAGCGCGATCCTGGGTCTGCGCGAAGAACACCAGTCCGCAAAGCTCGGCTATGCACCGCGCGCCGCCGTGATACACCGCGACCACATGGTGCACGCATGA
- a CDS encoding NAD-dependent epimerase/dehydratase family protein, producing the protein MTIALTGATGFVGKAVLDEAIRREEPLRALTRRTQGPRTHVEWIEGDLANPAALASMCHQADAVIHVAGLTNTPDPGQFEEANVGGTARLIAAAKQAQAKRFIFVSSLSAREPDLSAYGASKAKAEKLVEASGLDWTIVRPPGVYGPHDIDYFEMFRSAKFGFVPLPPGGASSMIHVEDLARLLLDLVDASPALVRRRIFEPDDGREGGWSHKEMAKAIGNAVGRPIFAPHLPKSVLEGAAKLDRMLRGDKARLTADRVGYMTHPNWVARSSKKVPEAVWSPRIEGEEGLRSTADWYRKKGWL; encoded by the coding sequence ATGACCATCGCGTTGACCGGTGCCACGGGCTTCGTCGGCAAGGCCGTGCTCGACGAGGCGATCCGGCGCGAGGAACCCCTGCGCGCACTCACCCGCCGCACGCAAGGCCCGCGCACGCATGTCGAGTGGATCGAGGGCGATCTGGCGAATCCCGCCGCGCTCGCAAGCATGTGTCACCAGGCCGACGCCGTCATTCATGTCGCCGGCCTCACCAACACCCCCGACCCGGGCCAATTCGAAGAGGCCAATGTCGGCGGCACCGCACGGCTGATCGCGGCGGCGAAGCAGGCGCAGGCAAAGCGCTTCATTTTCGTTTCCTCGCTCTCTGCACGCGAGCCGGACCTGTCCGCCTATGGCGCATCCAAGGCAAAGGCGGAGAAGCTGGTCGAGGCAAGCGGGCTCGACTGGACCATCGTGCGCCCACCCGGCGTCTATGGCCCGCACGATATCGATTATTTCGAGATGTTCCGCAGCGCGAAATTCGGCTTTGTCCCCTTGCCTCCAGGCGGGGCGAGTTCGATGATCCATGTCGAGGATCTTGCCCGGCTGCTGCTCGATCTCGTCGATGCCTCGCCCGCCCTCGTCCGCCGCCGCATATTCGAGCCCGACGACGGGCGCGAAGGTGGCTGGTCGCACAAGGAAATGGCCAAGGCGATCGGCAATGCGGTAGGGCGACCGATCTTTGCCCCCCACCTCCCCAAATCGGTGTTGGAAGGCGCCGCGAAGCTCGACCGGATGCTGCGCGGCGACAAGGCACGCCTCACAGCCGATCGAGTGGGTTACATGACTCATCCCAACTGGGTTGCGCGGTCTTCCAAGAAAGTGCCCGAAGCGGTCTGGTCGCCCCGGATCGAAGGGGAAGAGGGGCTGCGATCGACGGCCGATTGGTATCGCAAAAAAGGATGGCTTTGA
- a CDS encoding phosphoadenylyl-sulfate reductase: MNAVRAIDRIDTGPRFTEQDAIRLNRMFRGTETEEWLRAVIEGSLAGDTAVVSSFGAESAVLLHLIAQVDPTVPVLFLETGKHFPETLAYRDELTDRLGLNRVDLYPEIADLEARDESGLRWSYDPDGCCELRKVKPLATALAGFDASFTGRKAFQSATRASLPRFEVDSSDAQGRLKINPLIDWSAEDIAAYFERHDLPRHPLVERGFPSIGCSPCTRQVSAGEDPRAGRWSGWDKVECGIHKPGEEPFL, from the coding sequence ATGAACGCAGTGCGCGCCATCGACCGCATCGATACCGGCCCCCGCTTCACCGAGCAGGACGCCATCCGTCTCAATCGCATGTTCCGCGGCACCGAGACGGAGGAATGGCTGCGCGCCGTGATCGAGGGCAGTCTGGCCGGCGATACGGCGGTGGTATCGAGCTTCGGCGCGGAAAGCGCGGTGCTGCTGCATTTGATCGCGCAGGTCGATCCGACGGTGCCGGTGCTTTTCCTGGAGACGGGCAAGCATTTCCCCGAAACACTCGCCTATCGCGATGAATTGACCGATCGTCTGGGCCTCAACCGGGTCGATCTATACCCCGAGATCGCGGATCTCGAGGCGCGCGACGAGAGCGGGCTGAGGTGGTCCTACGATCCCGATGGGTGCTGCGAATTGCGCAAGGTCAAGCCGCTGGCGACGGCCCTGGCGGGCTTCGATGCGAGCTTTACGGGGCGCAAGGCGTTCCAGTCCGCCACCAGGGCCAGCCTGCCGCGCTTCGAAGTCGATTCGTCCGATGCGCAGGGTCGCCTGAAGATCAATCCGCTGATCGACTGGTCGGCAGAGGATATCGCTGCCTATTTCGAACGCCACGATCTGCCGCGCCATCCGCTGGTCGAACGCGGCTTTCCCAGCATCGGCTGTTCGCCCTGCACGCGGCAGGTTTCCGCAGGCGAAGACCCGCGCGCGGGGCGCTGGTCCGGCTGGGACAAGGTCGAATGCGGGATCCACAAGCCCGGCGAGGAACCGTTCCTCTGA
- a CDS encoding DUF934 domain-containing protein: MAETLRYRDDEPVDHPAVTVDSFLDQSNASAVRIEPGDDARALVPHLDRLALIEVNFPAFGDGRGYSSARILREAGYEGELRAVGDVLVDQLAYMRRCGFDAFEPDKQFDREDVAAALERWPGVYQRAADDRTPIWSKRHV; this comes from the coding sequence ATGGCTGAAACGCTGCGCTATCGCGACGATGAACCCGTCGATCACCCGGCGGTTACCGTCGATTCCTTTCTGGACCAATCGAATGCATCCGCCGTCCGGATCGAGCCTGGCGACGATGCGCGCGCTCTGGTGCCGCATCTCGACAGGCTGGCTCTCATCGAAGTGAACTTTCCGGCCTTCGGTGACGGGCGCGGCTATTCCTCGGCCCGCATTCTGCGCGAAGCGGGATATGAGGGCGAGCTTCGCGCCGTGGGCGATGTTCTGGTCGACCAATTGGCCTATATGCGCCGGTGCGGTTTCGACGCCTTCGAACCGGACAAGCAATTCGACAGGGAAGACGTGGCAGCCGCGCTCGAAAGGTGGCCCGGAGTTTACCAACGCGCGGCGGATGATCGCACGCCGATCTGGTCCAAACGGCACGTATGA
- a CDS encoding nitrite/sulfite reductase: MYAYDQYDQAMVDARVEEFRDQARRRLEGKLTEDQFKPLRLMNGLYLQLHAYMLRVAIPYGTLDSRQMHALADIADKYDRGYGHFTTRQNIQYNWIKLEDAADILADLAKVEMHAIQTSGNCIRNISSDHFAGAAADEIVDPRPYAELLRQWSSFHPEFSYLPRKFKIAVIASEKDRAAMRLHDIGINIVTNDAGELGAAFYVGGGMGRTPMIAPCINPFVPLDQLVTYAEACLRVYNRYGRRDNKYKARIKILVHELGAEEYTRQVEAEFAHLLDQGVEPPLVELERIKAYFEDPAFDAAADARIDRSDPDFAVWVDRNTVAHKEPGYVSAVISLKPVGGIPGDATAEQMRLMADLAKDYSFDELRVMHTQNIVLPHVRKADLHALWTALDQAGLGSPNLDTVEDIIACPGLDYCSLANARSIPIAQRIAERFAASGKTGTLGELKLKISGCINACGHHHAGHIGILGVDRKGVENYQLLLGGSEAEDVSLAKITGPGFDEHGIVDAVETVTTVYENERQEGERFVDTFRRIGMNPFKEALYG; this comes from the coding sequence ATGTACGCATACGACCAATACGACCAGGCGATGGTCGACGCCCGCGTGGAGGAATTCCGCGATCAGGCGCGTCGCCGTCTCGAAGGCAAGCTGACCGAAGACCAGTTCAAGCCATTGCGGCTGATGAACGGCCTCTACCTGCAACTCCACGCCTATATGCTGCGCGTCGCCATCCCCTATGGCACGCTCGACAGCCGCCAGATGCATGCCCTGGCCGATATCGCCGATAAATACGATCGCGGTTATGGCCACTTCACGACACGGCAGAATATTCAGTACAACTGGATCAAGCTGGAGGATGCGGCGGATATCCTGGCCGATCTGGCCAAGGTCGAGATGCATGCCATCCAGACCAGCGGCAACTGCATCCGCAATATCAGTTCGGACCATTTCGCCGGCGCTGCGGCCGACGAGATCGTCGATCCGCGACCTTATGCCGAACTGCTGCGCCAGTGGTCGAGCTTCCACCCGGAATTCAGTTACCTGCCGCGCAAGTTCAAGATCGCGGTGATCGCCAGTGAAAAAGATCGGGCAGCCATGCGGTTGCACGATATCGGCATCAATATCGTGACAAACGATGCGGGCGAGCTGGGTGCGGCATTCTATGTCGGCGGCGGCATGGGCCGTACGCCGATGATCGCGCCCTGCATCAATCCCTTCGTGCCGCTCGACCAGCTCGTGACCTATGCCGAGGCGTGTCTGCGGGTCTACAACCGCTACGGTCGCCGCGACAACAAGTACAAGGCGCGGATCAAGATTCTCGTCCACGAACTGGGCGCGGAGGAATATACGCGCCAGGTCGAGGCCGAATTCGCGCATCTGCTCGATCAGGGTGTCGAACCGCCGCTGGTGGAACTCGAGCGGATCAAGGCCTATTTCGAGGATCCTGCTTTCGATGCTGCCGCCGACGCCCGGATCGACCGCAGCGATCCCGATTTTGCCGTCTGGGTCGATCGCAATACCGTTGCACATAAGGAACCTGGCTATGTCTCGGCGGTGATCAGCCTGAAGCCGGTTGGGGGCATTCCCGGCGATGCCACCGCCGAACAGATGCGGCTGATGGCCGATCTGGCCAAGGATTACAGCTTCGACGAACTGCGCGTTATGCACACGCAGAACATCGTCCTGCCGCATGTCCGCAAGGCCGATTTGCACGCGCTGTGGACGGCATTGGATCAAGCCGGGCTGGGCAGCCCCAACCTCGACACGGTCGAGGACATAATCGCCTGCCCGGGGCTCGATTATTGCAGCCTTGCCAATGCCCGTTCGATCCCGATCGCGCAGAGAATCGCGGAACGCTTTGCAGCGAGCGGCAAGACCGGCACCCTGGGCGAACTCAAGCTCAAAATTTCGGGCTGCATCAATGCCTGCGGGCACCACCACGCCGGCCATATCGGTATCCTCGGCGTCGACCGGAAAGGTGTCGAGAATTATCAGCTCCTGCTTGGCGGGAGCGAGGCCGAGGATGTCAGCCTAGCCAAGATCACCGGCCCGGGTTTCGACGAACATGGCATCGTCGATGCAGTCGAAACCGTGACCACCGTCTACGAAAACGAGCGCCAGGAAGGCGAACGTTTCGTGGATACTTTCCGCCGCATCGGCATGAACCCCTTCAAGGAGGCGCTCTATGGCTGA
- a CDS encoding DUF2849 domain-containing protein, with the protein MRLLTGNDLKTGAVTWWTGSDWSIHVEDAVDVTGSEDEIARSEEAARRVNVPYAVDAELHEGSPRPSHIKERVRALGPTVRPDLTLKPADPEIGNWVI; encoded by the coding sequence ATGAGGCTGCTGACCGGAAACGATCTCAAGACTGGCGCCGTTACATGGTGGACCGGCAGCGACTGGTCGATTCATGTCGAAGATGCGGTCGATGTGACGGGGAGCGAAGACGAAATCGCCCGGAGCGAGGAGGCCGCGCGGCGGGTCAACGTGCCCTATGCGGTCGATGCCGAACTGCATGAGGGCAGCCCCCGGCCTTCGCACATCAAGGAGCGCGTTCGCGCGCTCGGCCCCACCGTCCGCCCCGACCTGACCCTCAAGCCCGCCGATCCCGAAATCGGCAATTGGGTGATCTGA
- the cobA gene encoding uroporphyrinogen-III C-methyltransferase, with protein MAKSGTIYLVGAGPGVPDLLTIRAARLIERARVIVHDGLVHPAILKLARADAELISVAKRRSNHTLPQEEISDLLVRIAQSGEDVVRLKGGDPFIFGRGGEEAEVARAAGVAVEVVPGISAANGAAAAAQIALTHRDASSIVSFVAGQCKGLKDQDWAGLAGKGRTLVIYMGVKTAPQIADKLMEDGLAPDMPVAVIENGTRPEMRVLRGLLAGLPNLVEREEVVSPALIVIGEVTARDDATLAMTAREAAR; from the coding sequence ATGGCAAAATCCGGAACCATTTATCTCGTTGGAGCGGGGCCGGGCGTTCCCGACCTGCTGACGATCCGTGCCGCAAGGCTGATCGAGCGGGCACGTGTAATCGTCCATGACGGTCTCGTCCATCCCGCGATTCTGAAGCTCGCCCGCGCGGATGCCGAACTGATTTCGGTGGCGAAGCGTCGTTCTAACCATACCCTCCCGCAGGAGGAGATCAGCGATTTGCTTGTGCGGATCGCGCAGTCGGGCGAGGATGTCGTCCGTTTGAAGGGCGGCGATCCGTTCATTTTCGGGCGCGGCGGCGAGGAAGCCGAAGTCGCCCGTGCCGCTGGCGTCGCGGTCGAAGTCGTCCCCGGCATCAGCGCCGCCAATGGGGCGGCGGCGGCGGCGCAGATCGCGCTGACCCACCGCGATGCCTCGAGTATCGTCAGCTTTGTGGCCGGCCAGTGCAAGGGCTTGAAGGACCAGGATTGGGCTGGGCTTGCCGGCAAGGGCCGCACGCTGGTGATCTATATGGGCGTGAAGACCGCCCCGCAGATTGCCGACAAGCTGATGGAAGACGGCCTGGCCCCGGATATGCCCGTGGCGGTGATCGAGAACGGCACCCGGCCCGAAATGCGGGTGCTGCGCGGGCTGCTGGCCGGTCTGCCCAACCTGGTCGAGCGCGAAGAGGTCGTCAGCCCAGCGTTGATCGTGATCGGCGAAGTTACCGCGCGCGACGATGCCACACTGGCCATGACCGCTCGGGAGGCCGCGCGATGA
- a CDS encoding mechanosensitive ion channel family protein, producing MQGETPPSEDTAAEFVPVEQAWSLAEPAQEESAVAAAEGAKEALSSKSETVGSVIDTLDAVALSFGTFRISLFDVLIVSAVIAGVLVFAWFVSKMARRIVRRMTRLDDTQQLLVEKIATIIVWAAAFFLGIDLLGIDLTALAVFSGAFGLAIGFGLQKTFGNLIAGIILLMDRSIKPGDVIAVTDMAGNESFGQIRKIGIRAVSVTTRDQREYLIPNENLMINQVENWSYSSKNVRMQVPVGVSYDADMKLAEELMLEAAKSYDRILKAPPPTVWMTEYGDSSVNFTIHCWITDPEDGVGNVRSAVLKKLWWLFKENGIEIPFPQRDLHIRSSDQFDRLIEIMGQRSEAPEVTKE from the coding sequence GTGCAGGGCGAAACACCACCGAGCGAGGACACCGCGGCGGAATTTGTTCCGGTCGAACAGGCGTGGAGCCTAGCCGAGCCGGCTCAGGAAGAAAGCGCGGTGGCCGCCGCCGAAGGCGCGAAAGAAGCGCTCAGTTCCAAAAGCGAAACGGTCGGTTCGGTCATCGATACGCTCGATGCGGTGGCCCTGTCCTTCGGTACCTTCCGTATCTCGCTGTTCGACGTGCTGATCGTAAGCGCCGTTATCGCCGGTGTCCTTGTGTTTGCCTGGTTCGTCAGCAAAATGGCGCGCCGGATCGTGCGGCGGATGACCCGGCTGGACGATACGCAGCAATTGCTGGTCGAAAAAATCGCCACGATCATCGTCTGGGCGGCCGCGTTCTTCCTCGGCATCGACCTGCTCGGGATAGACCTGACAGCGCTTGCAGTCTTCTCCGGTGCCTTCGGTCTTGCGATCGGTTTCGGCTTGCAGAAGACCTTCGGCAATCTGATCGCAGGGATCATTTTGCTGATGGATCGATCAATCAAGCCAGGTGACGTGATCGCCGTTACCGACATGGCGGGCAATGAAAGCTTCGGCCAAATTCGCAAGATCGGGATCCGCGCCGTATCGGTCACCACGCGCGACCAGAGAGAATATCTGATTCCCAACGAAAACCTGATGATAAACCAGGTGGAAAACTGGTCCTATTCGTCGAAAAACGTGCGCATGCAGGTCCCCGTCGGCGTTAGCTACGATGCCGACATGAAGCTGGCCGAAGAGCTGATGCTCGAGGCGGCAAAAAGCTACGACCGCATACTCAAGGCCCCCCCACCAACCGTGTGGATGACCGAATATGGCGACAGCTCGGTCAATTTTACGATCCACTGCTGGATCACCGATCCCGAAGATGGTGTGGGCAATGTGCGCAGCGCCGTCCTGAAGAAGCTATGGTGGCTGTTCAAGGAGAACGGCATAGAAATCCCGTTCCCGCAGCGCGATCTGCATATCCGGTCCAGCGATCAGTTCGACCGCCTGATCGAGATCATGGGGCAGCGCAGCGAGGCTCCCGAAGTTACGAAAGAATAG